In Halococcus agarilyticus, a single window of DNA contains:
- a CDS encoding helix-turn-helix domain-containing protein: protein MGLVAEYEIICEVLPLVEVAAAVTEATLEVELQYNHGDLPLFIVHATGGTDALVERAFESTAFVAAYTLVGRAGETRQYQVQPAVGEQARLGEHIENLSELRALATTDSIIERIRVTPTGWVQTGWFADRAVLDEFRTFWQRNGDFILRRLTRDGEAEAPGDGLTDHQREALRIAYEMGHFEIPRAASLDDVATEFDITASSLSERLRRAQTHLIETTVASTWPPLPD from the coding sequence ATGGGACTTGTTGCCGAGTACGAGATTATCTGTGAGGTTCTGCCGCTCGTTGAAGTCGCAGCCGCTGTGACGGAGGCGACGCTGGAGGTCGAACTCCAGTACAACCACGGTGATCTTCCCCTGTTCATCGTCCACGCGACTGGCGGGACGGACGCATTGGTGGAGCGCGCCTTCGAGTCGACGGCGTTCGTTGCGGCGTACACGCTGGTCGGACGAGCAGGCGAGACGCGCCAGTATCAGGTTCAGCCGGCGGTCGGGGAGCAAGCTCGACTCGGCGAACACATCGAAAACCTCTCGGAACTTCGGGCGCTCGCCACTACCGACTCCATCATCGAACGGATCCGTGTCACGCCAACCGGCTGGGTCCAGACCGGCTGGTTCGCCGACAGGGCTGTCTTGGACGAGTTTCGCACGTTCTGGCAGCGAAACGGTGATTTCATCCTGCGGCGACTCACTCGCGATGGCGAAGCCGAAGCACCAGGCGACGGACTCACCGACCACCAGCGTGAGGCGCTCCGGATCGCCTACGAGATGGGTCACTTCGAAATTCCGCGGGCGGCGTCGCTCGACGACGTCGCCACCGAATTCGACATCACCGCGTCGTCGCTCTCCGAGCGCCTCCGACGAGCACAGACCCACCTTATCGAAACGACCGTTGCCTCGACGTGGCCACCGCTGCCTGACTGA
- a CDS encoding glutamate--cysteine ligase has translation MDVGSAENFTRMGTLGVEEEFYVVDDAGRPTSGTDELVYGSEPPAILDDRLDHELFKFIIETQTPICEGLDEAREQVVAVREALVEHARQHGYAIAAAGLHPAARWRELEHAEKPRYRSQLDRIRYPQHRNTTAGVHVHIGVDDAEKATWIANELRWFMPIMLALSANSPYWEGYDTGLASARAKIFEGLPNTGMPTAFASFEEYARFERLMVEKGSIADRGELWYDVRPHTGHGTVELRAPDAQSNSERVMAFVKYAHALVLDLAERYEDDPDPWATYRSSGEGANAVGNGGLRRELLDENKWRALRDGHDATFVDRDGTDTIGLEALVEREIDRLGVEGLQRLLRAESGATAQRRHRREGGLDALCASLLL, from the coding sequence ATGGACGTGGGTTCGGCCGAGAACTTCACTCGGATGGGGACGCTTGGCGTCGAGGAGGAGTTTTACGTCGTCGACGACGCGGGCCGCCCCACGTCGGGCACCGACGAACTCGTCTACGGGAGCGAGCCGCCCGCGATCCTCGACGACCGACTGGATCACGAGCTGTTCAAGTTCATCATCGAGACCCAGACACCGATCTGCGAGGGGCTCGACGAGGCGCGCGAGCAGGTCGTCGCCGTTCGGGAGGCGCTCGTCGAGCACGCCAGGCAACACGGCTACGCCATCGCGGCGGCGGGGCTCCATCCCGCCGCGCGGTGGCGCGAGCTCGAACACGCCGAGAAACCACGCTATCGCTCGCAGCTCGATCGGATCCGATACCCACAGCACCGCAACACCACCGCCGGAGTCCACGTCCACATCGGGGTCGACGACGCCGAGAAGGCGACGTGGATCGCGAACGAGCTTCGATGGTTCATGCCGATCATGCTCGCGCTGTCGGCCAACTCCCCGTACTGGGAGGGGTACGACACCGGCCTCGCGTCGGCGCGTGCGAAGATCTTCGAGGGACTTCCCAACACCGGGATGCCGACCGCGTTCGCGAGCTTCGAGGAGTACGCGCGCTTCGAGCGGCTGATGGTCGAGAAGGGTTCGATCGCCGACCGCGGCGAGCTCTGGTACGACGTCCGACCGCACACCGGTCACGGCACCGTCGAACTTCGCGCGCCCGACGCACAGTCGAACTCCGAGCGCGTGATGGCGTTCGTGAAGTACGCCCACGCGCTCGTGCTCGATCTCGCCGAACGCTACGAGGACGATCCGGACCCGTGGGCAACGTACCGATCGAGTGGAGAAGGCGCAAACGCAGTCGGGAACGGCGGGCTCCGTCGCGAACTCCTCGACGAGAACAAGTGGCGCGCGCTGCGGGACGGCCACGACGCGACGTTCGTCGACCGCGACGGCACGGACACGATCGGTCTCGAAGCCCTCGTCGAGCGCGAGATCGACCGGCTCGGCGTCGAGGGCCTCCAGCGTCTCCTCCGCGCCGAGAGCGGTGCGACGGCGCAGCGACGCCACCGCCGCGAGGGCGGGCTCGACGCCCTGTGTGCGTCGCTCCTGCTGTAG
- a CDS encoding transcriptional regulator, whose amino-acid sequence MTADDTPIDEDTGGENETADDEIEPADVRAELDRQRSGTAVTDGASPASDSRSEGTEEFDEGIVELLSAALDTDRAARVYVAVRRRRSATAEEVAAGTGLYPDSVREMLAELRDEGVVDRHTRTTDHEDDEFEYTAIPPSELVRVMVDRVRDEFDARLGLDRLPDERSEPTRRTPRSDPVTITVEDASESDGTTDDESSDSDGMADGSGE is encoded by the coding sequence ATGACCGCCGACGACACGCCCATCGACGAAGACACGGGCGGCGAGAACGAGACGGCGGACGACGAGATCGAACCCGCCGACGTGCGCGCGGAGCTCGACCGCCAGCGGTCGGGCACTGCCGTGACTGACGGGGCGAGCCCGGCGAGCGACTCGCGCAGCGAGGGCACCGAGGAGTTCGACGAGGGGATCGTGGAGCTGCTCTCGGCGGCGCTCGACACCGACCGGGCCGCGCGGGTGTACGTCGCGGTCCGGCGTCGCCGGTCAGCGACCGCCGAGGAGGTCGCAGCGGGGACCGGACTGTACCCCGATTCGGTCCGCGAGATGCTCGCCGAGCTTCGCGACGAAGGTGTCGTCGACAGACACACTCGCACCACGGACCACGAGGACGACGAGTTCGAGTACACCGCGATCCCGCCGAGCGAGCTCGTCCGCGTGATGGTCGATCGCGTCCGCGACGAGTTCGACGCCAGGCTCGGCCTCGATCGGCTCCCGGACGAGCGCTCCGAGCCGACCCGCCGAACCCCCCGGAGCGATCCCGTGACGATCACCGTCGAGGACGCCAGCGAGAGTGACGGGACGACGGACGACGAATCGTCGGACAGCGACGGGATGGCCGACGGCTCCGGGGAGTGA
- a CDS encoding phosphopantetheine adenylyltransferase has product MDVALGGTFDPVHDGHRRLFEHAFERGDVTVGLTSDDLAAETRHEERYVRSFAERQADLDDELAEIAERHDREYEIRRLDEPTGIAVEEGFDVLVVSPETEAGGERVNEIRRENGLDPLDIEVVDHARAEDGDIISSTRIVRGEIDQYGNLTPEHEGRPRPE; this is encoded by the coding sequence ATGGATGTCGCGCTCGGCGGGACGTTCGACCCGGTCCACGACGGCCACCGCCGGCTGTTCGAGCACGCGTTCGAGCGCGGCGACGTCACCGTCGGGCTGACCAGCGACGATCTCGCCGCCGAGACCAGACACGAGGAGCGGTACGTCCGCTCGTTCGCGGAGCGCCAGGCGGACCTCGACGACGAACTCGCCGAAATCGCCGAGCGCCACGACCGTGAATACGAGATCCGCCGTCTCGACGAACCGACCGGTATCGCGGTCGAGGAGGGGTTCGACGTGCTGGTGGTTTCGCCCGAAACCGAGGCGGGCGGCGAGCGGGTGAACGAGATCCGCCGCGAGAACGGGCTCGACCCGCTCGACATCGAGGTGGTCGATCACGCCCGCGCCGAGGACGGCGACATCATCTCGAGCACGCGGATCGTCCGCGGCGAGATCGATCAGTACGGAAACCTCACGCCCGAGCACGAGGGGCGTCCGCGACCCGAGTGA
- a CDS encoding MOSC domain-containing protein, with protein sequence MQATVETIYTTPEGSEPMQEITEIEAVARQGLRGDRYMKGTGYYSGMDECEVTFIESEAIREIKDEFDIDLTDGRHRRNVVTSGVSVHDLLNRQFTVGDVTFEGTRPRPPCAHVEQVADEEGVSRALKNKRGGICASVVEDGTIHTGDELAVLDDAEHGDGVADAIKNRLTGE encoded by the coding sequence ATGCAAGCGACCGTCGAGACGATCTACACCACGCCCGAGGGATCGGAGCCGATGCAGGAAATCACGGAGATTGAGGCCGTCGCGCGCCAGGGGCTGCGCGGCGATCGGTATATGAAGGGCACAGGCTACTACTCGGGGATGGACGAGTGCGAGGTCACCTTCATCGAGAGCGAGGCCATTCGAGAGATCAAGGACGAGTTCGACATCGACCTCACCGACGGGCGACACCGCCGGAACGTCGTCACCAGCGGGGTCTCGGTCCACGACCTCCTCAACCGCCAGTTCACCGTCGGCGACGTGACGTTCGAAGGGACGCGCCCGCGCCCGCCGTGCGCCCACGTCGAGCAGGTCGCCGACGAGGAAGGTGTCTCGCGCGCGCTCAAGAACAAGCGCGGCGGGATCTGTGCGAGCGTCGTCGAGGACGGGACGATCCACACTGGCGACGAACTCGCCGTCCTCGACGACGCCGAACACGGCGATGGCGTGGCCGACGCGATCAAGAACCGGCTGACGGGCGAGTAA
- a CDS encoding DUF5615 family PIN-like protein, which produces MRFLLDEDTESALARHLSKSTHDVKRVVDVLGSGTSDHKVMAHARSTDRIIVTHDDDFADTARSDEHRGVFYCPNQRLPPFEIYRIITAVIEAYPDREALPPVVFLTQEWL; this is translated from the coding sequence TTGCGATTCCTTCTCGACGAAGACACGGAATCGGCACTCGCACGCCATCTCTCGAAGAGCACCCATGACGTCAAGCGCGTCGTCGACGTTCTTGGATCCGGCACCTCTGATCACAAGGTGATGGCCCACGCACGCTCGACGGATCGAATCATCGTTACGCACGACGACGATTTCGCCGATACCGCTCGAAGCGACGAGCACCGAGGCGTTTTCTACTGTCCGAATCAACGCCTGCCGCCGTTCGAGATCTACCGAATCATCACCGCAGTGATCGAGGCGTACCCGGACCGAGAGGCCCTTCCGCCAGTCGTCTTTCTCACTCAGGAGTGGTTGTGA
- a CDS encoding DUF433 domain-containing protein, with the protein MAQAVARIVETPDVLGGKPRIDGTRIGVYFVHEQIDGRGVDPKTLAAEHDLDVADVYRALTYYYDHPERMAAIQSRREQRLKAGEADPRAATGPDDLGDTDSG; encoded by the coding sequence ATGGCACAGGCCGTCGCCCGTATCGTGGAAACGCCAGACGTGCTCGGCGGAAAGCCACGAATCGACGGCACACGGATCGGCGTGTACTTCGTCCACGAGCAGATCGACGGTCGCGGCGTCGACCCGAAGACACTCGCCGCCGAACACGATCTCGATGTTGCCGACGTGTATCGGGCGCTGACGTACTACTACGACCACCCCGAACGCATGGCGGCCATCCAGTCACGCCGCGAGCAACGGCTGAAGGCGGGCGAAGCGGACCCACGGGCCGCAACCGGACCGGACGACCTCGGTGACACGGACTCGGGGTAG
- the dacZ gene encoding diadenylate cyclase DacZ produces MPTVRDLLGEIVDEVETVLLFSPSASYYERCQAVENVSTVVVAPDNGVGAERYVELPLEFADLSERIRFGIEGALDEGHIDEGDEVACATKLFDDVIDSVSRARAGDLDQSGVYDLFTNSRGDPEVIRDVLDVAVELGQKGQKGKPVGALFVIGDAGKVMNKSRPLSYNPFEKSHVHVGDPIVNVMLKEFSRLDGAFVISDGGKIVSAYRYLEPSAEGVDIPKGLGTRHMAAGSITRDTNATAVVLSESDRLVRAFKGGELILELDPEEY; encoded by the coding sequence ATGCCGACTGTACGCGACCTCCTCGGCGAGATCGTCGACGAGGTCGAAACTGTGCTCCTGTTCTCGCCGAGTGCCTCGTACTACGAGCGGTGTCAGGCGGTCGAGAACGTCTCGACGGTCGTGGTCGCGCCGGACAACGGGGTCGGCGCGGAGCGGTACGTCGAACTTCCCTTGGAGTTCGCCGATCTCTCCGAGCGCATCCGGTTCGGGATCGAGGGCGCGCTCGACGAGGGCCACATCGACGAGGGCGACGAGGTGGCGTGTGCGACCAAGCTGTTCGACGACGTGATCGACAGCGTGAGTCGAGCGCGGGCGGGCGATCTCGACCAGTCGGGCGTCTACGATCTGTTCACCAACTCCCGCGGCGATCCCGAAGTCATCCGGGATGTGCTGGATGTTGCAGTCGAACTCGGGCAGAAGGGTCAGAAGGGCAAACCGGTCGGGGCGCTGTTCGTCATCGGCGACGCCGGCAAGGTGATGAACAAGTCCCGGCCGCTGTCGTACAACCCCTTCGAGAAGAGCCACGTCCACGTCGGTGATCCGATCGTGAACGTGATGCTGAAGGAGTTCTCGCGGCTCGACGGCGCGTTCGTCATCAGCGACGGCGGGAAGATCGTCTCGGCGTACCGCTATCTCGAACCGAGCGCCGAGGGCGTCGACATCCCGAAGGGGCTCGGGACCCGCCACATGGCGGCAGGATCGATCACGCGGGACACCAATGCGACCGCGGTCGTGTTGAGCGAGAGCGATCGCCTGGTGCGCGCGTTCAAGGGCGGCGAGCTGATCCTCGAGCTCGATCCGGAGGAGTACTGA
- a CDS encoding mechanosensitive ion channel domain-containing protein gives MALLAQSVVQDLLTRNLDVVLLAVILVVGGLVAYLVARSTNRLLVAAGVADVVEGTAFERAARRLGTSTVALLSWLLGLFVFVLAAVIALGVAALFDIQSYLIDFIDFLPDLFIATLIVIVGLVLADRAELRVAERLSGYKFTSTGALGVVPGLVKYSVIYIAGLIALGQIGVADDALIVLLAAYVFGVVFLGGLAGKDLLAAGAAGTYLLFTQPYAIGDEVRVDGMHGVVQEVELFVTRVESDGEEFIIPNHRVFRAGVVRVR, from the coding sequence ATGGCGCTGCTGGCCCAGTCCGTGGTGCAGGACCTCCTCACCCGCAATCTCGATGTGGTGCTCCTCGCGGTCATCCTCGTGGTCGGCGGTCTCGTGGCTTACCTCGTCGCCCGATCGACGAACCGGCTGCTCGTCGCCGCCGGTGTCGCGGACGTGGTGGAAGGGACCGCCTTCGAGCGTGCCGCGAGGCGGCTCGGCACCTCGACCGTCGCCCTGCTCTCGTGGCTCCTCGGTCTCTTCGTGTTCGTCCTCGCCGCGGTGATCGCCCTCGGCGTCGCCGCGCTGTTCGACATCCAGAGCTACCTGATCGACTTCATCGACTTCCTGCCGGACCTGTTCATCGCCACGCTCATCGTGATCGTCGGACTGGTCCTCGCCGACCGGGCGGAACTCCGGGTCGCCGAGCGCCTGAGCGGCTACAAGTTCACCTCGACGGGCGCGCTCGGCGTGGTGCCCGGCCTCGTGAAGTACAGCGTGATCTACATCGCGGGGCTGATCGCGCTCGGCCAGATCGGTGTCGCCGATGACGCGCTGATCGTGCTGCTCGCGGCGTACGTCTTCGGCGTCGTCTTCCTCGGGGGGCTCGCCGGTAAGGACCTCCTCGCGGCGGGTGCGGCAGGAACCTACCTTCTCTTCACTCAACCGTACGCCATCGGCGACGAGGTCCGCGTCGACGGCATGCACGGTGTGGTCCAGGAGGTCGAACTGTTCGTCACCCGCGTCGAGAGCGACGGCGAGGAGTTCATCATCCCGAATCACCGTGTCTTCCGGGCGGGCGTCGTCCGAGTACGCTAA
- a CDS encoding acyltransferase, translating to MTDDTDSRRDRTTVHPTPGPRNSLQHWPEAHSTWRIVVNYLFVLVARLAPFLRVKNWALRRIGVTVGEGVSWALEATPDVFWPELITIEDHAIVGYDATLLCHEYLQDEYRTGEVVVGERAMIGAGAIVLPGVEIGAEARVAANSLVAEDVPPEATVAGVPATEV from the coding sequence GTGACCGACGACACCGACTCCCGCCGGGATCGCACCACTGTGCATCCGACGCCCGGTCCCCGAAACTCCCTCCAGCACTGGCCCGAGGCGCACTCGACGTGGCGGATCGTCGTGAACTACCTGTTCGTTCTCGTCGCGCGGCTCGCGCCGTTCCTCCGGGTGAAAAACTGGGCGCTCCGGCGGATCGGCGTCACGGTCGGCGAGGGGGTCTCGTGGGCGCTCGAAGCCACGCCCGACGTGTTCTGGCCCGAACTCATCACGATCGAGGATCACGCCATCGTGGGCTACGACGCCACCCTGCTCTGTCACGAGTACCTCCAGGACGAGTACCGCACCGGCGAGGTGGTCGTCGGCGAGCGCGCGATGATCGGCGCTGGCGCGATCGTTCTGCCCGGCGTCGAGATCGGTGCCGAGGCACGGGTGGCTGCGAACTCGCTCGTCGCCGAGGACGTCCCACCGGAGGCGACGGTCGCTGGCGTGCCGGCGACGGAGGTGTGA
- the purD gene encoding phosphoribosylamine--glycine ligase, whose protein sequence is MSETVLVVGGGGREHAIARALADTEATLYACATNRNPGIAGLAAGFATLDTTTPQAVVAYAEEVGATLAVVGPETPLEAGVADALADAGVFPFGPHADAARIETDKAYQRRFMREHDVPGCPTFETFDDMERACAYIDDHDGDLVVKPAGLTGGKGVRVIGDQVTPEEAKEYLRDSAYDRVVLEERLVGEEFTVQALVANGDVRTTPAVQDHKRAYEGDEGPNTGGMGSYSDSGLELPFMIDEDYRAAVGIVEETVAALDDYTGVLYGQFMLTADGPKVVEFNARFGDPEAMNTLPVLDTDLLSVLTAARDGDSLPDLDFAPRATVCKYAVPEGYPTDPDAGAKIQVDEGVVETINQRFAAGADAGGSAAADGGTSPRVELYYASVDERDDGIYTTTSRAFAVVGVADTIETAEAIVDETLTEAGTEGLRVRHDIGTAALVESRVEHMDELRAE, encoded by the coding sequence ATGAGCGAGACGGTTCTCGTCGTCGGTGGCGGCGGGCGCGAGCACGCCATCGCGCGCGCACTCGCCGACACCGAGGCGACGCTGTACGCCTGTGCAACGAACCGAAATCCGGGCATCGCGGGCCTCGCCGCGGGGTTCGCAACGCTCGACACCACCACCCCGCAGGCTGTCGTCGCCTACGCCGAGGAGGTCGGGGCGACGCTCGCAGTCGTCGGGCCCGAAACGCCGCTCGAAGCCGGTGTCGCCGACGCACTCGCCGACGCCGGCGTCTTCCCGTTCGGGCCGCACGCCGATGCGGCGCGGATCGAGACCGACAAGGCCTACCAGCGGCGGTTCATGCGCGAGCACGACGTTCCCGGCTGTCCCACGTTCGAGACGTTCGACGACATGGAGCGTGCGTGTGCGTACATCGACGACCACGACGGCGATCTCGTGGTGAAGCCCGCCGGACTCACCGGCGGGAAGGGCGTCCGCGTCATCGGTGACCAGGTAACCCCCGAGGAAGCCAAGGAGTACCTCCGCGATTCGGCGTACGACCGGGTGGTGCTCGAAGAGCGCCTCGTCGGCGAGGAATTCACCGTGCAGGCGCTGGTGGCGAACGGCGACGTGCGCACGACTCCGGCGGTCCAGGACCACAAGCGCGCCTACGAGGGCGACGAAGGCCCCAATACAGGAGGAATGGGGAGTTACTCCGACAGCGGGCTTGAGCTTCCGTTCATGATCGACGAGGACTACCGCGCGGCCGTCGGGATCGTCGAGGAGACGGTCGCGGCGCTCGACGACTATACGGGAGTGCTCTACGGCCAGTTCATGCTGACCGCCGATGGCCCGAAGGTCGTCGAGTTCAACGCGCGCTTCGGCGATCCCGAGGCGATGAACACGCTGCCGGTGCTCGACACCGACCTGCTCTCGGTTCTCACCGCGGCGCGGGACGGCGACTCGCTGCCGGATCTCGATTTCGCGCCGCGGGCCACGGTCTGTAAGTACGCGGTTCCCGAGGGCTATCCCACCGATCCGGACGCAGGGGCGAAGATCCAGGTCGACGAGGGCGTCGTCGAGACGATCAACCAGCGGTTCGCGGCCGGTGCCGACGCCGGCGGCTCGGCGGCCGCGGACGGTGGGACCTCGCCGCGGGTCGAACTCTACTACGCAAGCGTCGACGAGCGCGACGACGGGATCTACACCACCACGTCGCGGGCGTTCGCGGTGGTCGGGGTCGCCGACACCATCGAAACCGCCGAGGCGATCGTCGACGAGACGCTGACCGAGGCCGGCACCGAGGGACTCCGGGTCCGCCACGACATCGGCACGGCGGCGCTCGTCGAGTCTCGCGTCGAGCACATGGACGAACTGCGAGCCGAGTAG
- a CDS encoding DUF389 domain-containing protein, with protein sequence MRLVRLLVTEENRDDVLDVLRGKEIDFVVTAGSEESPGSSLVEFPVPTDGLGDVLDATRGVGLDDDYLVVLTAENASTPHTEKLQDRYATDYDPLRLPELRSKARGLSLDWLSYAAMIFLSAIIAAAGLLIDSPAIVVGAMVIAPLVGPVLTTTVGAVTGDRAMLVDSVRIQALGLVAGVVGAVVFSFSVKIAGLVPSMLDIATIELIALRMAPSAFAVIVGFAAGAAAAFGLTTKGTGSLIGVMIAAALIPAAATVGIALAWGEYLIALGSALLLVSTMAAINLAMYGVLWGLYRNTDSSPALLTDRTPTRAAFATAALIVIAVGIAGVAAAQQATFQRAVTEDVEDVLDEPAYAELGVVSIRTQHGGTAPLSTPEAVTVILSAPNSSYPGLSGRLERRIEATTGNDVRVDVRFVTFQRSNASQMPSPSPTAVDGEHSSPRSTNR encoded by the coding sequence ATGCGTCTCGTCAGGCTACTCGTCACCGAGGAGAATCGCGACGACGTTCTCGACGTGCTTCGGGGGAAGGAGATCGATTTCGTCGTCACGGCGGGAAGCGAGGAATCGCCCGGATCGTCGCTGGTCGAGTTTCCGGTGCCGACCGACGGGCTCGGCGATGTCCTCGATGCCACCCGGGGGGTCGGGCTCGACGACGACTACCTCGTCGTTCTCACTGCCGAAAATGCGTCCACACCACACACCGAGAAGCTACAGGATCGGTACGCCACCGACTACGACCCGCTCCGGCTGCCGGAGCTGCGTTCGAAGGCGCGCGGTCTCAGTCTGGACTGGCTGTCGTATGCCGCCATGATCTTCCTGAGCGCGATCATCGCCGCCGCCGGCTTGCTGATCGATTCGCCCGCGATCGTGGTCGGCGCGATGGTGATCGCCCCGCTCGTGGGTCCCGTCCTCACCACGACCGTCGGAGCCGTCACGGGCGATCGGGCGATGCTCGTGGATAGCGTCCGGATCCAGGCGCTCGGGCTCGTGGCCGGAGTCGTCGGTGCAGTGGTGTTCAGCTTCAGCGTCAAGATCGCCGGTCTCGTCCCCTCGATGCTCGATATCGCCACGATCGAGTTGATCGCGCTCCGGATGGCACCGAGCGCGTTCGCGGTGATCGTCGGGTTCGCTGCCGGCGCGGCCGCCGCGTTCGGGCTGACGACGAAGGGAACGGGATCGTTGATCGGCGTGATGATTGCTGCGGCGTTGATTCCTGCCGCGGCCACCGTCGGCATCGCCCTTGCGTGGGGTGAGTATCTGATCGCGCTCGGGAGTGCACTGTTGTTGGTGAGTACGATGGCCGCGATCAACCTCGCGATGTACGGCGTGCTCTGGGGGCTCTACCGCAACACCGACTCCAGTCCAGCCTTGCTCACCGACCGCACACCGACACGGGCCGCGTTCGCGACGGCGGCCCTCATCGTCATCGCCGTCGGCATCGCCGGGGTCGCGGCCGCACAGCAGGCCACGTTCCAGCGGGCGGTTACCGAAGACGTGGAGGACGTTCTCGACGAGCCGGCCTACGCGGAACTCGGTGTCGTTTCGATACGGACCCAGCACGGTGGCACTGCCCCGCTTTCGACGCCCGAAGCGGTCACCGTCATCCTCAGTGCGCCGAACTCGTCGTATCCTGGCCTCTCGGGACGACTCGAACGGCGAATCGAAGCGACGACCGGCAACGACGTTCGCGTCGACGTTCGATTCGTGACGTTCCAGCGGTCGAACGCCTCACAAATGCCATCACCGAGTCCCACCGCAGTCGACGGCGAACACTCGTCCCCTCGATCGACGAACCGGTGA
- a CDS encoding manganese catalase family protein, with protein sequence MFYHDDELQYEVEVESPDPRFAKLLQQAIGGAEGEMRVALQYMFQAFAVPAEKSEYRRLLMETATEELGHIEMLATAVAKNLQGASDEQREAAREDAVIAEMLDSGQPRQALSAGLHAMPVDSNGTPFNGGCVVASGNLAADMYANVMAESTGRLLATRLYEITDDPGMEDMLSYLIARDTMHQNQWHAALETMDEHVPVPNSFPQEKENQDHNYEFMSTYRDERPDPEQRWTQGESIDGEGEFSYGRQPGGGEPDLDDVIDAMHNEIN encoded by the coding sequence ATGTTCTACCACGACGACGAACTCCAGTACGAAGTCGAGGTCGAGAGCCCGGATCCACGCTTCGCCAAGCTGCTCCAGCAGGCCATCGGCGGGGCCGAGGGCGAGATGCGCGTCGCGCTCCAGTACATGTTCCAGGCGTTCGCGGTGCCCGCCGAGAAGAGCGAGTACCGCCGGCTGCTGATGGAGACCGCGACCGAGGAACTCGGCCACATCGAGATGCTCGCGACCGCGGTCGCGAAGAACCTCCAGGGAGCCTCCGACGAGCAGCGTGAGGCCGCGCGCGAGGACGCCGTCATCGCGGAGATGCTGGACAGCGGCCAGCCGCGTCAGGCGCTCTCGGCCGGTCTCCACGCGATGCCGGTCGATTCGAACGGGACGCCGTTCAACGGTGGCTGCGTCGTCGCTTCCGGCAACCTCGCTGCCGACATGTACGCGAACGTGATGGCCGAGTCGACAGGCAGGTTGCTCGCCACCCGCCTCTACGAGATCACCGACGATCCCGGGATGGAGGACATGCTCTCGTATCTGATCGCCCGGGACACGATGCACCAGAACCAGTGGCACGCCGCGCTCGAAACCATGGACGAGCACGTCCCGGTGCCCAACAGCTTCCCACAGGAAAAGGAAAACCAGGACCACAACTACGAGTTCATGTCCACCTACAGGGACGAACGGCCGGACCCCGAACAGCGCTGGACGCAGGGCGAATCCATCGACGGCGAGGGCGAGTTCTCCTACGGCCGGCAGCCGGGCGGCGGCGAACCCGACCTCGACGACGTCATCGACGCGATGCACAACGAGATCAACTGA
- a CDS encoding excalibur calcium-binding domain-containing protein, with protein MVDHISREQAEAWLDEKVVQGIEHETTDGTEFNLRLQLSRLPLHVIKEETWGPLRVVGECTFDTERVAALVEDDEDRQKLLTRLGPILATAPGFYTFLDADGDPCEFPAVHSILLEHRIYPDGASQQAVMDSVMATAATMRSIQNTAAALQNQAVWNTGTEETEQ; from the coding sequence ATGGTCGACCACATCAGTCGCGAGCAGGCGGAGGCGTGGCTCGACGAGAAGGTCGTTCAGGGGATCGAGCACGAGACCACAGACGGGACCGAGTTCAACCTCCGACTCCAGCTCTCGCGACTCCCGCTCCACGTCATCAAGGAGGAGACGTGGGGCCCGCTGCGAGTCGTCGGGGAGTGTACGTTCGACACCGAGCGCGTCGCGGCGCTGGTCGAGGACGACGAGGACCGCCAGAAACTACTCACCCGACTGGGCCCCATCCTCGCGACCGCACCGGGGTTTTACACCTTCCTCGACGCGGACGGCGACCCGTGTGAGTTCCCCGCGGTCCACTCGATCTTGCTCGAACACCGGATCTACCCGGACGGCGCGAGCCAGCAGGCGGTGATGGACTCGGTGATGGCGACCGCGGCCACGATGCGGTCGATCCAGAACACCGCCGCCGCGCTGCAGAACCAGGCCGTCTGGAACACGGGTACCGAGGAGACCGAGCAGTAG